One Brassica napus cultivar Da-Ae chromosome A1, Da-Ae, whole genome shotgun sequence genomic region harbors:
- the LOC106352544 gene encoding probable helicase MAGATAMA 3 isoform X1, whose translation MAIDKGKFQEEEEAAAVARFHKIILGWDYTQLLKETETKNKKDTKAKLSVVKNTYKDVDDYFETFEPLLFEEVKAQILQNQDPEEEAASGSELRLVMECSEADGFHILQVTDERERVEDDNKVNKYKSLGPNDLLLLSKEEVKGSSFPSSYGFAIVENRLSSTSLRLRMYLAEEVVQITKKTKSSRTKPFIRSLSNIRSLITSSANLVDKRVHTLKLCGLSTIIREYTALRSISSLPFKDLIFTAAEKSCGYGDDAWKISGPLHDYFTENLNKSQKEAIDVGLSRRSFVLIQGPPGTGKTQTILSILGAVMHATPARVQSKEHELKRRVQMTIEEKYNHWALASPWILGVNPRDAIMPEDGDDGFFPTSGNDMKPEVVNANRKYRIRVLVCAPSNSALDEIVLRLLTTGLRDENAQPYAPKIVRIGVKPHHSVKSVWLDHLVAQRRGSAIDKPKQGTTGTDDDSIKTSILDEAAIVFCTLSFSGAPVLAKSNRGFDVVIIDEAAQAVEPATLIPLATRCKQVFLVGDPKQLPATVISTVAQDSGYGTSMFERLQKAGYPVNMLKTQYRMHPEIRSFPSKEFYEEALEDGADIEAQTTRDWHKYRCFGPFCFFDIHEGKESQHGATGSKLNMDEVEFVLLIYHRLVTMYPELKSSSQLAIISPYGYQVKTFKDRFKEMFGSEAEAERVVDINTVDGFQGREKDVAIFSCVRANDKGGIGFLSNSRRMNVGITRAKSSVLVVGSAATLKSDPLWKNLVESAEKRNRLFKVSKPMIDFFSEENLETMKVTEDMDIPDGPGFEDEAPPVANFGGDDDNDFGDGDQDDAAFAEDD comes from the exons ATGGCCATTGATAAGGGGAAgttccaagaagaagaagaagcagcagcTGTTGCTCGTTTCCATAAGATTATTTTGGGTTGGGACTATACACAGCTTTTAAAAGAGACTGAG ACGAAGAACAAGAAGGATACTAAAGCCAAGTTGAGTGTTGTGAAGAATACTTATAAAGATGTTGATGATTATTTTGAGACCTTTGAGCCACTCCTCTTTGAGGAAGTTAAAGCTCAAATCTTGCAGAATCAAGATCCTGAAGAAGAAG CAGCATCGGGGTCTGAACTGAGATTGGTAATGGAGTGCAGCGAGGCTGATGGGTTTCACATTCTACAAGTCACTGACGAACGCGAACGCGTGGAGGATGATAATAAAGTTAATAAATATAAGTCTCTTGGTCCAAATGATCTCTTATTGCTATCAAAAGAAGAG GTTAAAGGGAGTTCGTTTCCTTCATCTTATGGGTTTGCTATTGTGGAAAACCGTCTAAGTAGTACTAGTCTTCGACTTCGGATGTATTTAGCTGAAGAGGTGGTGCAGATAACCAAAAAAACGAAATCCTCTAGAACAAAGCCCTTTATCCGATCTCTCTCAAATATTCGTTCTCTTATTACATCATCTGCCAACCTCGTAGACAAAAGGGTGCACACTTTAAAG TTATGTGGTTTGTCAACCATTATTAGGGAATATACAGCACTACGATCGATCAGTTCGCTTCCTTTCAAGGATTTAATCTTTACTGCAGCAGAAAAGTCTTGTGGTTATGGAGATGATGCTTGGAAAATATCTGGACCTCTGCATGATTACTTTACCGAAAATCTTAATAAATCTCAAAAGGAGGCAATTGAT GTTGGTCTATCAAGAAGATCCTTTGTCTTGATACAG GGTCCTCCAGGAACAGGGAAAACTCAGACGATTCTTAGCATTCTTGGTGCCGTTATGCATGCCACTCCAGCACGAGTTCAGTCTAA GGAGCATGAGCTAAAGCGTCGAGTTCAGATGACCATTGAGGAGAA ATATAATCACTGGGCATTAGCTTCTCCTTGGATTTTGGGTGTCAACCCACGAGATGCTATCATGCCTGAAGATGGTGATGATGGTTTTTTTCCGACCTCAGGAAACGATATG AAACCAGAGGTGGTTAATGCAAACCGGAAGTACAGGATACGTGTACTTGTCTGCGCTCCATCAAACTCTGCACTTGATGAGATTGTGTTACGTCTTCTGACTACGG GTCTGCGTGACGAAAACGCCCAGCCATACGCACCCAAGATTGTTCGAATTGGTGTCAAGCCACATCACTCCGTCAAGTCAGTATGGCTTGATCACCTC GTGGCACAAAGGCGTGGCTCAGCCATTGATAAACCAAAACAAGGAACCACAGGAACTGATGATGATAGCATCAAGACTTCAATATTGGACGAGGCTGCAATT GTGTTTTGTACTCTTAGCTTCAGTGGGGCTCCAGTTCTCGCTAAATCAAACCGTGGTTTCGATGTCGTTATCATAGATGAAGCTGCACAAGCT GTTGAGCCGGCAACTCTTATCCCCTTGGCTACTAGGTGCAAACAAGTATTTCTG GTAGGGGATCCAAAACAACTCCCAGCTACTGTAATCTCAACTGTTGCTCAGGATTCTGG CTACGGTACAAGCATGTTCGAGAGACTTCAAAAAGCTGGCTATCCGGTGAACATGTTGAAAACCCAATACCGGATGCATCCTGAG ATAAGAAGCTTTCCGTCAAAGGAATTCTATGAAGAGGCACTGGAAGATGGAGCTGACATTGAGGCTCAGACGACTCGTGACTGGCATAAGTACCGTTGCTTTGGTCCGTTTTGCTTTTTTGATATACACGAAGGGAAAGAGTCTCAACATGGAGCAACTGGCTCTAAACTAAACATGGACGAGGTGGAGTTTGTTCTGCTCATCTACCACAGGCTCGTTACCATGTACCCGGAGCTCAAGTCAAGTTCTCAGCTAGCTATTATATCTCCCTATGGCTACCAAGTTAAAACTTTCAAAGACCGGTTTAAAGAGATGTTTGGTTCAGAGGCAGAGGCAGAGAGAGTGGTTGATATCAACACTGTCGATGGGTTCCAG GGAAGGGAGAAGGATGTAGCAATATTCTCATGCGTTAGAGCTAACGATAAAGGAGGAATTGGTTTTCTCTCTAACTCTCGGCGTATGAATGTGGGGATTACACGAGCTAAGTCTTCTGTTTTG GTCGTTGGTTCAGCTGCAACATTAAAGAGTGATCCGCTCTGGAAAAATCTTGTAGAAAGTGCTGAGAAGAGAAACCGATTGTTCAAG GTATCCAAGCCAATGATTGATTTCTTCAGCGAGGAGAATCTAGAGACGATGAAAGTGACGGAGGACATGGATATTCCTGACGGACCAGGGTTTGAAGATGAAGCTCCTCCAGTTGCAAATTTCGGTGGAGATGATGATAATGACTTTGGAGATGGTGATCAAGACGATGCAGCCTTCGCTGAAGATGACTAA
- the LOC106352544 gene encoding probable helicase MAGATAMA 3 isoform X2, with amino-acid sequence MAIDKGKFQEEEEAAAVARFHKIILGWDYTQLLKETETKNKKDTKAKLSVVKNTYKDVDDYFETFEPLLFEEVKAQILQNQDPEEEASGSELRLVMECSEADGFHILQVTDERERVEDDNKVNKYKSLGPNDLLLLSKEEVKGSSFPSSYGFAIVENRLSSTSLRLRMYLAEEVVQITKKTKSSRTKPFIRSLSNIRSLITSSANLVDKRVHTLKLCGLSTIIREYTALRSISSLPFKDLIFTAAEKSCGYGDDAWKISGPLHDYFTENLNKSQKEAIDVGLSRRSFVLIQGPPGTGKTQTILSILGAVMHATPARVQSKEHELKRRVQMTIEEKYNHWALASPWILGVNPRDAIMPEDGDDGFFPTSGNDMKPEVVNANRKYRIRVLVCAPSNSALDEIVLRLLTTGLRDENAQPYAPKIVRIGVKPHHSVKSVWLDHLVAQRRGSAIDKPKQGTTGTDDDSIKTSILDEAAIVFCTLSFSGAPVLAKSNRGFDVVIIDEAAQAVEPATLIPLATRCKQVFLVGDPKQLPATVISTVAQDSGYGTSMFERLQKAGYPVNMLKTQYRMHPEIRSFPSKEFYEEALEDGADIEAQTTRDWHKYRCFGPFCFFDIHEGKESQHGATGSKLNMDEVEFVLLIYHRLVTMYPELKSSSQLAIISPYGYQVKTFKDRFKEMFGSEAEAERVVDINTVDGFQGREKDVAIFSCVRANDKGGIGFLSNSRRMNVGITRAKSSVLVVGSAATLKSDPLWKNLVESAEKRNRLFKVSKPMIDFFSEENLETMKVTEDMDIPDGPGFEDEAPPVANFGGDDDNDFGDGDQDDAAFAEDD; translated from the exons ATGGCCATTGATAAGGGGAAgttccaagaagaagaagaagcagcagcTGTTGCTCGTTTCCATAAGATTATTTTGGGTTGGGACTATACACAGCTTTTAAAAGAGACTGAG ACGAAGAACAAGAAGGATACTAAAGCCAAGTTGAGTGTTGTGAAGAATACTTATAAAGATGTTGATGATTATTTTGAGACCTTTGAGCCACTCCTCTTTGAGGAAGTTAAAGCTCAAATCTTGCAGAATCAAGATCCTGAAGAAGAAG CATCGGGGTCTGAACTGAGATTGGTAATGGAGTGCAGCGAGGCTGATGGGTTTCACATTCTACAAGTCACTGACGAACGCGAACGCGTGGAGGATGATAATAAAGTTAATAAATATAAGTCTCTTGGTCCAAATGATCTCTTATTGCTATCAAAAGAAGAG GTTAAAGGGAGTTCGTTTCCTTCATCTTATGGGTTTGCTATTGTGGAAAACCGTCTAAGTAGTACTAGTCTTCGACTTCGGATGTATTTAGCTGAAGAGGTGGTGCAGATAACCAAAAAAACGAAATCCTCTAGAACAAAGCCCTTTATCCGATCTCTCTCAAATATTCGTTCTCTTATTACATCATCTGCCAACCTCGTAGACAAAAGGGTGCACACTTTAAAG TTATGTGGTTTGTCAACCATTATTAGGGAATATACAGCACTACGATCGATCAGTTCGCTTCCTTTCAAGGATTTAATCTTTACTGCAGCAGAAAAGTCTTGTGGTTATGGAGATGATGCTTGGAAAATATCTGGACCTCTGCATGATTACTTTACCGAAAATCTTAATAAATCTCAAAAGGAGGCAATTGAT GTTGGTCTATCAAGAAGATCCTTTGTCTTGATACAG GGTCCTCCAGGAACAGGGAAAACTCAGACGATTCTTAGCATTCTTGGTGCCGTTATGCATGCCACTCCAGCACGAGTTCAGTCTAA GGAGCATGAGCTAAAGCGTCGAGTTCAGATGACCATTGAGGAGAA ATATAATCACTGGGCATTAGCTTCTCCTTGGATTTTGGGTGTCAACCCACGAGATGCTATCATGCCTGAAGATGGTGATGATGGTTTTTTTCCGACCTCAGGAAACGATATG AAACCAGAGGTGGTTAATGCAAACCGGAAGTACAGGATACGTGTACTTGTCTGCGCTCCATCAAACTCTGCACTTGATGAGATTGTGTTACGTCTTCTGACTACGG GTCTGCGTGACGAAAACGCCCAGCCATACGCACCCAAGATTGTTCGAATTGGTGTCAAGCCACATCACTCCGTCAAGTCAGTATGGCTTGATCACCTC GTGGCACAAAGGCGTGGCTCAGCCATTGATAAACCAAAACAAGGAACCACAGGAACTGATGATGATAGCATCAAGACTTCAATATTGGACGAGGCTGCAATT GTGTTTTGTACTCTTAGCTTCAGTGGGGCTCCAGTTCTCGCTAAATCAAACCGTGGTTTCGATGTCGTTATCATAGATGAAGCTGCACAAGCT GTTGAGCCGGCAACTCTTATCCCCTTGGCTACTAGGTGCAAACAAGTATTTCTG GTAGGGGATCCAAAACAACTCCCAGCTACTGTAATCTCAACTGTTGCTCAGGATTCTGG CTACGGTACAAGCATGTTCGAGAGACTTCAAAAAGCTGGCTATCCGGTGAACATGTTGAAAACCCAATACCGGATGCATCCTGAG ATAAGAAGCTTTCCGTCAAAGGAATTCTATGAAGAGGCACTGGAAGATGGAGCTGACATTGAGGCTCAGACGACTCGTGACTGGCATAAGTACCGTTGCTTTGGTCCGTTTTGCTTTTTTGATATACACGAAGGGAAAGAGTCTCAACATGGAGCAACTGGCTCTAAACTAAACATGGACGAGGTGGAGTTTGTTCTGCTCATCTACCACAGGCTCGTTACCATGTACCCGGAGCTCAAGTCAAGTTCTCAGCTAGCTATTATATCTCCCTATGGCTACCAAGTTAAAACTTTCAAAGACCGGTTTAAAGAGATGTTTGGTTCAGAGGCAGAGGCAGAGAGAGTGGTTGATATCAACACTGTCGATGGGTTCCAG GGAAGGGAGAAGGATGTAGCAATATTCTCATGCGTTAGAGCTAACGATAAAGGAGGAATTGGTTTTCTCTCTAACTCTCGGCGTATGAATGTGGGGATTACACGAGCTAAGTCTTCTGTTTTG GTCGTTGGTTCAGCTGCAACATTAAAGAGTGATCCGCTCTGGAAAAATCTTGTAGAAAGTGCTGAGAAGAGAAACCGATTGTTCAAG GTATCCAAGCCAATGATTGATTTCTTCAGCGAGGAGAATCTAGAGACGATGAAAGTGACGGAGGACATGGATATTCCTGACGGACCAGGGTTTGAAGATGAAGCTCCTCCAGTTGCAAATTTCGGTGGAGATGATGATAATGACTTTGGAGATGGTGATCAAGACGATGCAGCCTTCGCTGAAGATGACTAA
- the BNAA01G35440D gene encoding uncharacterized protein BNAA01G35440D → MNCSIRFSCSALPPDIILKIGSYLEVTDLCALSSCSRFWRELCGSDILWEPLFKERWPVLSTFDGDNTLFPDAQTDETSQEWRRVYVMQHMEMASRASEVIAFVTEWPAALSLEASEYLHAVETMSSMRLGFQDVELFLFKPNLSVLLNLVGLIYCIKHLKPREQVLEAMRRCGVSEQLVWVKWLTLGRWSRGRRMRDETVSRQVSLADVVTGKEETVLRVLQRGVVHEVLRVCISTVDLVCTPCTSSTIRNY, encoded by the exons atGAATTGTTCAATTCGATTTTCTTGTAGCGCTCTCCCACCCGACATAATCTTGAAGATCGGATCTTATCTTGAG GTGACTGATCTTTGCGCACTCAGTAGCTGTTCTAGGTTCTGGAGAGAGCTATGTGGTTCTGACATCTTATGGGAACCTCTGTTTAAGGAAAGATGGCCCGTGTTGTCCACTTTTGATGGAGACAATACTCTGTTTCCTGATGCACAAACCGATGAAACTTCTCAG GAATGGAGAAGAGTTTACGTGATGCAGCACATGGAAATGGCATCTAGAGCTTCCGAGGTGATTGCATTTGTGACAGAGTGGCCTGCTGCGTTATCACTAGAGGCCAGCGAGTATCTACACGCGGTTGAAACCATGAGCTCGATGCGGTTAGGGTTTCAAGATGTGGAGTTGTTTCTCTTCAAACCAAACTTGAGTGTTCTGCTCAACCTGGTTGGACTCATCTACTGTATAAAACACCTGAAACCGCGGGAGCAAGTTTTGGAAGCGATGAGGCGGTGTGGAGTCTCGGAGCAGCTGGTTTGGGTGAAATGGTTGACGTTAGGTAGATGGTCACGCGGGAGACGAATGAGAGACGAGACTGTTTCGCGTCAGGTGTCTCTGGCTGATGTTGTAACGGGGAAAGAAGAAACGGTTCTACGAGTGCTGCAGCGAGGAGTTGTTCACGAAGTTCTGCGTGTGTGTATCTCAACGGTTGATCTTGTTTGCACCCCTTGCACTAGTAGCACCATCAGAAACTACTAA